A window from Drosophila subobscura isolate 14011-0131.10 chromosome O, UCBerk_Dsub_1.0, whole genome shotgun sequence encodes these proteins:
- the LOC117897672 gene encoding protein crumbs isoform X4, with protein MAKIVNASASATAATAHVTRQQQQQQQQQRLQHQQQRSRSAARRMQSRARTKSAAQITTSTAQHLLKRAISAPQWIFLFILIYLATDVASVEVQTKEAYFNGSTYLRLTTPMPIWDHSAISFRSCRGGEILAQQYNKNSIVISVLNDFLQISLAGPAVHGPNNRLDVKLPYQLLDNRWHTLQFKYEYGNLYLHVDRAASIFANSTYNSQFLTNQDIGYKDAILILGNSFSGCLLDGPGLQFVNNSTIQNVVFGVCPLTPGPCSDHDLFTRLPDNFCLNDPCMGHGTCSSNSEGYECRCTARYSGKNCQKDNGSPCGKNPCVNGGTCLENSRGDYQCFCDAQHSGQHCETEVNIHPLCQSNPCLNNGACVVLGSTGSIACECPKGYAGPRCEIDTDECASQPCQNNGSCIDRINGFSCDCSGTGYTGAFCQTNVDECDKSPCLNGGRCFDTYGWYTCQCLDGWGGEVCDRPMTCQTQQCLNGGSCVDKAIGFQCLCPPEYSGELCQLGPSCAQQCPIDSECIGGKCVCKPGTTASDLEPPIPAPIEVEMFDPSQCASEKKKRYISPEWLKRKRCELKLSYNCQQSTGDGGTAAAMALTPINCNATNGKCLNGGTCSMNGTHCYCSVGYTGDRCEKADNCSPLNCQEPMVCVQNQCICPENKVCNQCATQPCQNGGECLDLPNGDYECKCARGWTGRNCANDVDECTLHPKICGNGICKNEKGSYKCYCTPGFTGIHCDSDVDECLSFPCLNGATCHNKLFFFKYGKHRILRQINAYECVCQPGYRGENCEIDIDECITNPCSNGSTCIDMINNFTCSCIPGMTGRVCDIDIDDCVGDPCLNGGQCIDQLGSFRCDCSGTGYEGQNCELNIDECVSNPCTNGAKCLDQVKDYFCECHAGYKGKNCEQDINECESNPCQYNSNCLERSNQTLYQLSRLTDLPKVFSQPFSYENASGYECVCVPGIIGKNCEININECESNPCSKHGTCNDGIGAYTCECEPGFEGPHCEVNIDECERFNPCQSGTCIDQIDDYDCDCDANFGGKNCSVPLIGCLTNPCLNSGTCRPYLVNETIHLYNCTCENGFQGDTCEKTTTLSMVATSLISVTTEREEGYDINLQFRTTLPNGVLAFGTSGEKNEPVSYILELINGRLNLHSSLLNKWEGVFIGSKLNDSNWHKVFVAINTSHLVLSANDEQAIFPVGSYETANNSQPSFPRTYLGGTIPNLKSYLRHLTHQPSAFVGCMQDIVVNGKWIFPDEQSANFTYGDTKLENVQSGCPRTEQCKPNPCHSNGECTDLWHTFACHCPRPFFGHTCQHNMTAATFGHENTTHSAVIVETTDVGRRAIRSILDISMFIRTREPTGQVFYLGSDPRKTPTKNIGDSYVSAKLHGGELLVKMQFSGTPEAYTVGGQKLDNGYNHLIEVVRNQTLVQVKLNGTEYFRKTLSTTGLLDAQVLYLGGPAPTRESLLPASTEPGVDESATVLSKEATDDSKDYFKGIIQDVKVSNGSLNLIVEMYPLNVTDVQVNAKPLGAVSIDRASVLPGEVSDDLCRKNPCRHNAECRNTWNDYSCKCPNGYKGKDCQEIEFCQLVTCPGESVCQNLDDGYECLTNTTFTGRERSPLAFFYFQEPPPAEETGGETGPKQTLKPSIEIAYRTRAGGTLLFIDNADSFFEIGVNGGRVTITWKLTQLHIGESTRFEKENADGEWSRIFLRAHNGKLEGGWKGWESMVDPAPSFSVDIDQAAIQYLLSSSTQVYLGGMPESRQSRGSTLSAQQGSQFKGCVGEARVGDLLLPYFSNTELYPRTENVSVQLKAQFRLNTTRPAEGCILCFQTDCRNDGYCRAPSDEYECTCQAGYEGDDCGTDIDECLNTECQNNGTCINQVADFFCQCQDGFEGRHCELNINECAALPCHNGGNCTDLIAAYYCECPEEYTGPQCDILKQMTCENEPCRNGSSCENGFNALTGNNFTCTCASGFEGSLCDVPFCERTPCDNGGLCLTTGLSPMCKCSLGYTGRLCEQDINECDSNPCQNAGQCMDLVGGYECNCLGTGFEGIHCENDIDECSVEGEYCGGLGRCFNKPGSFQCICEKPYCGAYCNFTDPCNATDICGNGGRCMEDCGAKPDYYCICTEGFAGKNCTSPIVAKEDGPSTTDIAIIVIPVVVVLLLIAGALLGTFLVMARNKRATRGTYSPSAQEYCNPRLEMDNVLKPPPEERLI; from the exons ATGTTGCCTCCGTTGAGGTGCAAACCAAGGAGGCATACTTTAATGGCTCCACTTACCTCCGCCTGACGACGCCGATGCCCATTTGGGATCATTCGGCAATTAGTTTCCGCTCGTGCCGCGGCGGTGAGATACTCGCCCAGcagtacaacaaaaactcaatCGTAATCTCAGTGCTCAACGATTTTCTGCAAATCTCATTGGCCGGCCCCGCCGTCCATGGGCCAAACAATCGTCTGGATGTGAAATTGCCCTACCAACTGTTGGACAATCGCTGGCATACGCTGCAGTTCAAATACGAGTACGGCAATCTCTATTTGCATGTGGATCGTGCGGCAAGCATATTTG CCAACTCCACCTACAACAGCCAGTTCCTGACCAATCAGGACATTGGCTACAAAGATGCCATCTTGATACTGGGCAACTCTTTCTCCGGCTGCCTGCTGGATGGACCCGGACTGCAGTTTGTCAACAATTCCACCATACAGAATGTCGTTTTCGGCGTGTGTCCGCTGACACCTGGACCCTGCAGCGATCATGATCTGTTTACGCGGCTGCCGGATAACTTTTGTTTGAACGATCCGTGCATGGGACATGGCACTTGTTCGTCCAATTCCGAGGGCTACGAGTGCCGCTGCACGGCACGCTACTCGGGCAAGAACTGCCAGAAGGACAATGGCTCGCCGTGCGGCAAGAATCCCTGCGTGAATGGGGGCACCTGCCTGGAGAACTCGCGCGGCGACTATCAGTGCTTCTGCGATGCCCAGCACAGTGGACAGCATTGCGAGACGGAGGTGAACATTCATCCGCTGTGCCAGTCGAATCCCTGCCTGAACAATGGCGCCTGCGTGGTGCTCGGCAGCACGGGGAGCATTGCCTGCGAGTGCCCCAAGGGCTATGCCGGACCACGCTGCGAGATCGACACGGACGAGTGTGCCTCGCAGCCGTGCCAGAATAATGGCAGCTGCATCGATCGCATCAATGGCTTCAGCTGCGACTGCTCCGGCACTGGATACACGGGCGCCTTCTGCCAAACGAATGTGGATGAGTGCGACAAGAGTCCGTGCCTGAATGGCGGACGTTGCTTCGACACGTACGGCTGGTACACCTGCCAGTGCCTGGACGGATGGGGCGGCGAGGTGTGCGATCGACCCATGACCTGCCAGACCCAACAATGCCTGAACGGTGGCTCCTGTGTGGACAAGGCCATTGGGTTCCAGTGTCTGTGTCCGCCGGAGTACAGTGGAGAGCTCTGCCAGCTGGGACCGAGCTGTGCCCAGCAGTGTCCCATCGATTCGGAGTGCATTGGCGGCAAGTGCGTGTGTAAGCCAGGCACAACGG cttcCGACTTGGAGCCGCCAATTCCTGCTCCAATCGAGGTGGAAATGTTCGATCCATCACAGTGCGCCAGCGAGAAAAAGAAGCGCTACATATCGCCCGAGTGGCTCAAGCGGAAGCGTTGCGAACTGAAGCTGA GCTACAACTGCCAGCAGAGCACCGGCGATGGAGGAACGGCCGCCGCCATGGCCCTGACGCCCATCAACTGCAATGCAACCAACGGTAAATGCTTGAACGGCGGCACATGCTCGATGAACGGCACCCACTGCTACTGCTCCGTGGGCTACACCGGTGACCGATGCGAAAAGGCCGACAATTGCTCGCCGCTCAACTGCCAGGAGCCGATGGTGTGCGTGCAGAATCAGTGCATCTGCCCGGAGAACAAGGTGTGCAACCAGTGCGCCACCCAGCCCTGCCAGAACGGTGGCGAGTGCCTGGATCTGCCCAACGGCGACTACGAGTGCAAGTGCGCACGCGGCTGGACGGGCAGGAATTGCGCCAACGATGTGGATGAGTGCACGCTGCACCCAAAGATCTGCGGCAATGGCATTTGCAAGAACGAAAAGGGATCCTACAAGTGCTACTGCACGCCCGGCTTCACGGGCATTCACTGCGACTCGGATGTGGATGAGTGCCTCAGTTTTCCCTGTCTAAATGGAGCCACGTGCCACAACAAG ttgtttttctttaaataCGGAAAGCATCGGATATTGAGACAA ATCAATGCCTACGAGTGCGTTTGCCAGCCGGGATATCGTGGCGAGAACTGCGAGATTGACATTGACGAATGCATCACCAATCCCTGCTCCAATGGATCCACCTGCATTGATATGATCAACAACTTTACCTGCTCCTGCATACCGGGCATGACGGGACGTGTCTGCGACATTGACATCGACGACTGTGTGGGCGATCCCTGCCTGAATGGCGGTCAGTGCATCGATCAGTTGGGCAGCTTCCGCTGTGATTGCAGCGGCACTGGTTACGAGGGTCAGAATTGTGAACTAAACATCGACGAGTGTGTGTCCAATCCGTGCACGAACGGCGCCAAGTGCCTGGACCAAGTCAAGGACTACTTCTGCGAGTGTCATGCGGGCTACAAGGGCAAGAACTGCGAGCAGGACATCAATGAGTGCGAGAGCAATCCGTGTCAGTACAACAGCAACTGCCTGGAGCGCTCCAATCAGACGCTCTACCAGCTCAGCCGCCTCACGGACCTGCCCAAGGTGTTCAGTCAGCCATTTAGCTATGAGAATGCCAGCGG ctACGAATGCGTTTGTGTGCCCGGCATCATTGGCAAGAACTGTGAGATCAACATAAATGAATGCGAGAGTAATCCTTGCAGCAAACATGGCACCTGCAACGATGGCATCGGCGCCTACACCTGCGAATGCGAACCCGGCTTCGAGGGCCCCCACTGTGAGGTCAATATCGATGAGTGCGAACGCTTTAATCCCTGCCAAAGCGGCACCTGCATTGATCAAATCGATGactacgactgcgactgtgatgCCAACTTTGGGGGCAAAAACTGCTCCGTGCCGCTGATCGGTTGCCTCACAAAT CCCTGTCTGAATAGTGGCACTTGTCGTCCGTATTTGGTCAATGAGACAATTCATCTGTATAATTGCACCTGCGAGAATGGCTTCCAGGGCGACACCTGCGAGAAGACCACCACGCTGTCCATGGTGGCCACCAGCTTGATCTCTGTGACCACCGAACGCGAGGAGGGCTACGACATTAACTTGCAGTTTAGAACCACGCTGCCCAATGGCGTGCTGGCCTTTGGCACCTCTGGGGAAAAGAATGAGCCCGTCAGCTATATTCTAGAGCTGATTAATGGACGCCTGAACCTCCACTCGTCGCTGCTCAACAAATGGGAGGGCGTCTTCATTGGCTCCAAGCTGAACGACAGCAACTGGCACAAGGTGTTTGTGGCCATTAATACCTCGCATTTGGTGCTGTCCGCCAACGATGAGCAGGCCATATTCCCCGTGGGCTCCTACGAGACGGCCAACAACAGTCAGCCCTCGTTTCCGCGCACCTATTTGGGCGGTACGATACCCAATCTTAAGTCATATCTGCGGCATTTGACGCATCAGCCCTCGGCCTTTGTGGGCTGCATGCAGGACATTGTcgtgaatggcaaatggatcTTCCCCGACGAGCAGAGTGCGAATTTTACGTACGGCGACACGAAGCTGGAGAATGTGCAGAGCGGCTGTCCGCGCACCGAGCAGTGCAAACCGAATCCCTGCCACTCGAATGGCGAGTGCACAGATCTGTGGCACACATTCGCCTGCCACTGTCCGCGGCCATTCTTTGGACACACCTGCCAGCACA ACATGACAGCAGCTACGTTTGGGCATGAGAATACCACGCACTCGGCTGTAATTGTGGAGACCACCGATGTGGGCAGACGTGCCATACGTTCCATTTTGGATATTTCCATGTTTATACGCACGCGAGAGCCCACGGGGCAGGTCTTCTATTTGGGCAGTGATCCACGCAAGACGCCCACCAAAA ACATTGGTGACTCGTATGTGTCGGCCAAGCTGCATGGCGGCGAGCTGCTCGTGAAGATGCAATTCTCTGGCACACCCGAGGCCTACACTGTGGGTGGCCAGAAGCTGGACAATGGCTACAATCACTTGATCGAGGTGGTGCGCAATCAGACCTTGGTGCAGGTCAAGCTCAATGGCACCGAGTACTTCCGCAAGACGCTGTCCACGACGGGTCTGCTGGATGCGCAGGTGCTCTATTTGGGTGGACCTGCGCCCACACGGGAGTCGCTGCTGCCCGCCAGCACAGAGCCCGGCGTGGATGAGAGTGCCACAGTGCTGAGCAAGGAGGCGACAGACGACAGCAAGGACTACTTCAAGGGCATCATCCAGGACGTAAAAGTGAGCAACGGCTCGCTCAATCTCATTGTGGAAATGTATCCCCTGAATGTGACGGATGTGCAAGTGAATGCCAAGCCTTTGGGTGCTGTCAGCATTGATCGTGCTTCGGTGCTGCCCGGTGAGGTGTCCGACGATCTGTGCCGCAAGAATCCCTGCCGCCACAATGCCGAGTGCCGCAACACATGGAACGATTACAGCTGCAAGTGCCCGAACGGCTACAAGGGCAAGGATTGCCAGGAGATTGAATTCTGTCAGCTGGTCACCTGCCCGGGCGAGAGCGTCTGCCAGAATCTGGACGATGGCTACGAGTGTCTCACCAACACAACATTCACGGGCCGAGAACGCAGTCCGCTGGCCTTCTTCTACTTCCAGGAGCCGCCACCAGCCGAGGAAACTGGCGGCGAGACTGGTCCCAAGCAGACCCTGAAGCCCAGCATTGAGATTGCCTATCGCACACGCGCAGGCGGCACGCTGCTGTTCATCGACAATGCGGACAGTTTCTTTGAGATTGGCGTCAACGGTGGACGCGTGACCATCACCTGGAAGCTCACGCAGCTGCACATTGGCGAGTCGACGCGCTTTGAGAAGGAAAACGCCGACGGAGAGTGGAGTCGCATCTTCCTGCGCGCACACAATGGCAAGCTGGAGGGTGGCTGGAAGGGCTGGGAATCCATGGTGGATCCCGCACCCTCCTTCTCCGTCGACATTGACCAGGCGGCCATCCAGTATCTGCTGTCGAGCAGCACCCAAGTGTACTTGGGCGGCATGCCCGAGTCGCGTCAGTCGCGCGGCTCCACGCTCTCCGCCCAGCAGGGCTCCCAGTTCAAGGGTTGCGTGGGCGAGGCGCGTGTGGGtgacctgctgctgccgtacTTCTCCAACACCGAACTGTATCCCCGCACCGAGAACGTGTCCGTGCAGCTGAAGGCGCAGTTCCGTTTGAACACAACGCGGCCCGCGGAGGGTTGCATTCTGTGCTTCCAGACGGACTGCCGCAACGATGGCTACTGTCGGGCGCCGTCCGACGAGTATGAGTGCACCTGCCAGGCGGGCTACGAGGGCGACGACTGCGGCACCGACATCGATGAGTGCTTGAACACGGAGTGCCAGAACAATGGCACCTGCATCAACCAGGTGGCAGACTTCttctgccagtgccaggatGGTTTCGAGGGTCGCCACTGCGAGCTGAACATCAACGAATGCGCCGCGTTGCCCTGCCACAATGGTGGCAACTGCACGGATCTGATTGCAGCCTATTACTGCGAGTGCCCGGAGGAGTACACCGGTCCCCAGTGCGACATACTCAAGCAGATGACGTGCGAGAATGAGCCATGCCGTAATGGTTCCAGCTGCGAGAATGGTTTCA ATGCTTTGACTGGCAATAACTTTACGTGCACCTGCGCCTCCGGCTTTGAGGGTTCCCTGTGCGATGTGCCCTTCTGCGAGCGCACGCCCTGCGATAATGGTGGACTCTGCCTGACCACAGGACTG TCACCCATGTGCAAGTGCAGCCTGGGCTACACGGGTCGCCTCTGCGAGCAGGACATCAACGAATGCGACTCGAATCCTTGCCAGAACGCTGGACAGTGCATGGATCTGGTGGGTGGCTACGAGTGCAATTGCCTGGGCACCGGCTTCGAGGGCATACACTGTGAGAACGACATTGACGAGTGCAGCGTGGAGGGCGAGTATTGTGGCGGTTTGGGTCGCTGCTTCAACAAGCCCGGCTCGTTCCAGTGCATCTGCGAGAAGCCCTACTGTGGGGCCTATTGCAACTTTACCGATCCCTGCAATGCCACAGATATTTGCGGCAATGGCGGACGCTGCATGGAGGATTGTGGCGCCAAGCCGGACTACTATTGCATCTGCACGGAAGGATTTGCGGGCAAGAATTGCACCTCACCG ATCGTTGCGAAGGAGGATGGCCCATCGACGACAGACATAGCCATCATTGTTATACCCGTTGTGGTGGTCTTGCTGCTCATTGCTGGTGCATTGTTGGGCACCTTTTTGGTGATGGCACGCAATAAGCGTGCCACGCGCGGCACCTACAGCCCCAGCGCTCAGGAGTACTGCAATCCGAGGCTGGAAATGGACAATGTGCTTAAGCCGCCGCCGGAGGAACGACTTATTTAG